A part of Phoenix dactylifera cultivar Barhee BC4 chromosome 2, palm_55x_up_171113_PBpolish2nd_filt_p, whole genome shotgun sequence genomic DNA contains:
- the LOC103696959 gene encoding anthocyanin synthase-like isoform X2, which yields MSLEEYHCWCSEVMKEFAERLRGVVSKMLVMLSLGLGLEEGKLEKELGGMEDLLLQMKINYYPKCPQPDLALGVEAHTDVSSLSFILHNMVPGLQVYKDSKWVTAKCVPDSMIVHIGDTLEILSNGTYKSILHRGLVNKEKVRISWAVFCEPPKEKIVLKPLPELVTDKTPPKFPPRTFAQHLQYKLFKKTQEDFVSPK from the exons atgagcctcgag GAATATCACTGCTGGTGCAGTGAGGTAATGAAGGAGTTCGCCGAACGGCTTAGGGGGGTTGTGTCCAAGATGCTGGTAATGCTCTCCCTGGGTCTGGGACTGGAAGAGGGGAAGCTAGAGAAGGAACTGGGAGGCATGGAGGACCTCCTGCTCCAGATGAAGATCAACTACTACCCCAAGTGCCCTCAGCCTGACCTCGCCCTGGGTGTGGAGGCCCACACCGATGTGAGCTCCCTCTCCTTCATCCTCCACAACATGGTGCCCGGTCTGCAGGTCTACAAAGACAGCAAGTGGGTCACCGCCAAGTGCGTCCCCGACTCCATGATCGTCCACATCGGCGACACCCTCGAGATCCTCAGCAATGGCACCTACAAGAGCATCCTCCACCGGGGCCTCGTCAACAAGGAGAAGGTCCGGATCTCTTGGGCGGTCTTCTGCGAGCCTCCCAAGGAGAAGATCGTTCTCAAGCCACTTCCGGAGCTCGTCACCGACAAGACGCCCCCCAAGTTCCCCCCTCGCACCTTCGCTCAGCACCTCCAGTACAAGCTCTTCAAGAAGACTCAGGAGGACTTCGTTTCTCCTAAGTGA
- the LOC103696959 gene encoding anthocyanin synthase-like isoform X1 produces the protein MATKVASAAPRVESLAKSGLEAIPTEYVRPESERLDLGDAFEEEKKAEEGAQIPVVDLKGFDSEDEAVRRACVEEVQRVASDWGVMHIVNHGIPLELIEKVRRVGKEFFDLPIEEKEKYANDQSTGKIAGYGSKLANNESGRLEWEDYFFHLIFPHDKADKSVWPKHPADYVEVMKEFAERLRGVVSKMLVMLSLGLGLEEGKLEKELGGMEDLLLQMKINYYPKCPQPDLALGVEAHTDVSSLSFILHNMVPGLQVYKDSKWVTAKCVPDSMIVHIGDTLEILSNGTYKSILHRGLVNKEKVRISWAVFCEPPKEKIVLKPLPELVTDKTPPKFPPRTFAQHLQYKLFKKTQEDFVSPK, from the exons aTGGCAACCAAGGTGGCGTCGGCGGCGCCGAGAGTGGAGAGCCTGGCAAAGAGCGGGCTGGAGGCCATCCCGACCGAGTATGTCCGCCCGGAGTCTGAGCGGCTCGACCTCGGGGACGCGttcgaggaggagaagaaggccgAGGAGGGGGCCCAGATCCCCGTGGTGGACCTCAAGGGGTTCGACTCAGAGGACGAGGCGGTGCGGCGGGCTTGCGTGGAGGAGGTGCAGAGGGTGGCGTCGGACTGGGGGGTGATGCACATCGTCAACCATGGCATCCCTCTGGAGCTCATCGAGAAGGTGAGGAGGGTGGGGAAGGAGTTCTTTGATCTGCCCatcgaggagaaggagaagtatGCGAATGACCAGTCGACGGGGAAGATCGCCGGCTACGGGAGCAAGCTGGCGAATAATGAGAGCGGGAGGCTGGAGTGGGAGGACTACTTCTTTCACCTTATCTTTCCGCATGACAAGGCCGATAAGTCCGTTTGGCCCAAGCACCCTGCCGACTACGT TGAGGTAATGAAGGAGTTCGCCGAACGGCTTAGGGGGGTTGTGTCCAAGATGCTGGTAATGCTCTCCCTGGGTCTGGGACTGGAAGAGGGGAAGCTAGAGAAGGAACTGGGAGGCATGGAGGACCTCCTGCTCCAGATGAAGATCAACTACTACCCCAAGTGCCCTCAGCCTGACCTCGCCCTGGGTGTGGAGGCCCACACCGATGTGAGCTCCCTCTCCTTCATCCTCCACAACATGGTGCCCGGTCTGCAGGTCTACAAAGACAGCAAGTGGGTCACCGCCAAGTGCGTCCCCGACTCCATGATCGTCCACATCGGCGACACCCTCGAGATCCTCAGCAATGGCACCTACAAGAGCATCCTCCACCGGGGCCTCGTCAACAAGGAGAAGGTCCGGATCTCTTGGGCGGTCTTCTGCGAGCCTCCCAAGGAGAAGATCGTTCTCAAGCCACTTCCGGAGCTCGTCACCGACAAGACGCCCCCCAAGTTCCCCCCTCGCACCTTCGCTCAGCACCTCCAGTACAAGCTCTTCAAGAAGACTCAGGAGGACTTCGTTTCTCCTAAGTGA
- the LOC103696959 gene encoding anthocyanin synthase-like isoform X3 — translation MKEFAERLRGVVSKMLVMLSLGLGLEEGKLEKELGGMEDLLLQMKINYYPKCPQPDLALGVEAHTDVSSLSFILHNMVPGLQVYKDSKWVTAKCVPDSMIVHIGDTLEILSNGTYKSILHRGLVNKEKVRISWAVFCEPPKEKIVLKPLPELVTDKTPPKFPPRTFAQHLQYKLFKKTQEDFVSPK, via the coding sequence ATGAAGGAGTTCGCCGAACGGCTTAGGGGGGTTGTGTCCAAGATGCTGGTAATGCTCTCCCTGGGTCTGGGACTGGAAGAGGGGAAGCTAGAGAAGGAACTGGGAGGCATGGAGGACCTCCTGCTCCAGATGAAGATCAACTACTACCCCAAGTGCCCTCAGCCTGACCTCGCCCTGGGTGTGGAGGCCCACACCGATGTGAGCTCCCTCTCCTTCATCCTCCACAACATGGTGCCCGGTCTGCAGGTCTACAAAGACAGCAAGTGGGTCACCGCCAAGTGCGTCCCCGACTCCATGATCGTCCACATCGGCGACACCCTCGAGATCCTCAGCAATGGCACCTACAAGAGCATCCTCCACCGGGGCCTCGTCAACAAGGAGAAGGTCCGGATCTCTTGGGCGGTCTTCTGCGAGCCTCCCAAGGAGAAGATCGTTCTCAAGCCACTTCCGGAGCTCGTCACCGACAAGACGCCCCCCAAGTTCCCCCCTCGCACCTTCGCTCAGCACCTCCAGTACAAGCTCTTCAAGAAGACTCAGGAGGACTTCGTTTCTCCTAAGTGA